One genomic region from Arthrobacter sp. YN encodes:
- a CDS encoding serpin family protein — protein sequence MNSVRKVAAAIAAAAMVSGSATLSACAPQPADVGLLTADGVTRASVQTADYSAQLEAFNASARKLGATLLADGGDSSNGNVVSSPASLLIALSMLRAGASGATAAEMDSSLGLPAEGRDEAMNALLASLEKFDGDPGSVDEENPPRKPVMHAANGLFIDKGVPTGEAFLATLAKHFGTGVYPVNFKDEAVTKPTIDRWVSRNTGGRIKEAPAQYDPANTFSLLNTLYFAAAWQEPFDASDTSDAPFTKAGGEVINTPTMHSSLTMAYAEAPGWKAVDLPYAEGFVMRLVLPDGGASGSAGPAVVSAEVLGEVAARLGSAPLDMVHLQLPKWDHKTRFDLRKVFETLGLNQMLATDKDFNDIQPDMKLTQAAQAANITVAEKGTVASAVTQLNAVASSAMIPERELILDRPFHYEIVHVETGMPLFTGWVADPR from the coding sequence ATGAATTCAGTCCGGAAGGTGGCCGCGGCCATCGCGGCAGCCGCCATGGTGAGTGGTTCTGCGACTCTCAGCGCCTGCGCGCCCCAACCAGCCGACGTCGGGCTCTTAACCGCCGACGGCGTGACCCGGGCTTCGGTCCAAACGGCGGACTACTCTGCGCAGCTTGAAGCCTTCAATGCGTCCGCACGCAAGCTCGGCGCCACCTTGCTCGCCGATGGCGGCGACTCCTCCAACGGAAACGTCGTGTCGTCGCCGGCAAGCCTGTTGATCGCGTTGAGCATGCTCCGCGCAGGCGCCTCGGGTGCCACGGCGGCAGAAATGGACTCAAGTCTGGGGTTGCCCGCCGAGGGGCGCGACGAAGCGATGAACGCGCTGCTCGCCTCCCTGGAAAAGTTCGACGGCGACCCCGGCTCAGTCGACGAAGAGAACCCGCCGCGCAAACCGGTGATGCATGCTGCCAACGGGCTGTTCATTGATAAAGGCGTCCCCACCGGCGAGGCCTTTCTCGCCACGCTCGCCAAACACTTCGGCACCGGGGTGTACCCGGTGAATTTCAAGGATGAGGCCGTCACCAAACCGACCATCGATCGCTGGGTCAGCAGGAACACCGGGGGCCGGATCAAGGAAGCACCCGCACAATACGATCCAGCGAACACCTTCAGCCTGCTCAACACGCTCTATTTCGCAGCGGCCTGGCAAGAGCCCTTCGACGCGAGTGACACCTCGGATGCGCCGTTCACCAAGGCCGGCGGCGAGGTGATCAACACGCCAACCATGCACTCGTCGCTCACCATGGCCTACGCGGAAGCTCCCGGCTGGAAAGCTGTGGACTTGCCGTACGCCGAGGGCTTCGTGATGCGGCTGGTATTGCCCGACGGCGGTGCGTCGGGGTCGGCGGGTCCGGCTGTGGTTTCTGCGGAGGTTCTTGGTGAGGTGGCGGCCAGGTTGGGCAGCGCCCCGTTGGATATGGTCCACCTGCAGCTACCCAAGTGGGACCACAAGACCAGGTTCGACCTGAGGAAGGTCTTCGAAACACTGGGACTCAACCAGATGCTGGCCACGGACAAGGACTTCAACGACATCCAGCCGGACATGAAACTGACCCAGGCTGCGCAGGCCGCCAACATTACGGTGGCCGAGAAGGGCACGGTCGCCTCAGCAGTGACGCAGTTGAACGCAGTGGCATCGAGCGCCATGATTCCAGAACGGGAGCTGATCCTTGACCGCCCGTTCCACTACGAGATCGTGCACGTGGAGACCGGCATGCCGCTGTTCACTGGCTGGGTGGCTGACCCGCGCTAG
- a CDS encoding sugar phosphate isomerase/epimerase family protein: MSYSLQLYTLRDAIQEDLPGTIKKVAGIGFKQVEPYNFVATAKELGAALKENGLTAPSGHAPLLSADQDEIFAAAKELGITTVIDPFLPAEHWQDAETIQATAAKLNAAARKGAGYGIRVGYHNHAWELESTIEGKTALEYFEGLLDPELVLEVDTYWVAVGGQDPVELLARLGDRVKLIHIKDGPATTDTKAQQPAGQGTIPVLDVIAAAKSLEVGVVEFDDYSGDIFEGITQSLAYLTAAASADAAEGAQA; this comes from the coding sequence ATGTCGTATTCACTTCAGCTGTATACCCTCCGCGATGCCATCCAGGAGGACCTGCCGGGAACCATCAAGAAGGTTGCCGGGATCGGTTTCAAGCAGGTGGAGCCGTACAACTTCGTGGCCACGGCCAAGGAACTCGGTGCTGCGTTGAAGGAGAACGGCCTGACTGCACCGTCCGGGCACGCCCCGCTGCTCTCCGCCGATCAGGATGAGATTTTCGCCGCAGCCAAGGAACTGGGAATCACCACGGTGATCGATCCCTTCCTTCCCGCGGAGCACTGGCAGGACGCCGAAACCATCCAGGCCACCGCCGCCAAGCTCAACGCAGCAGCCAGGAAGGGCGCCGGGTACGGCATCCGCGTGGGGTACCACAACCACGCCTGGGAGCTGGAGTCCACCATCGAAGGCAAAACCGCACTGGAATACTTCGAAGGGTTGCTGGACCCGGAACTGGTCCTGGAAGTAGACACCTACTGGGTAGCCGTCGGCGGCCAGGACCCCGTGGAACTCCTTGCCCGCCTGGGGGACCGGGTAAAGCTCATCCACATCAAGGACGGCCCGGCCACCACCGACACCAAAGCCCAGCAGCCCGCAGGCCAAGGCACCATCCCGGTCCTGGACGTCATCGCCGCAGCAAAGTCCTTGGAGGTCGGCGTGGTGGAATTCGATGACTACTCCGGCGACATCTTCGAAGGCATCACCCAGAGCCTGGCCTACCTCACCGCCGCAGCCAGCGCCGACGCAGCAGAAGGAGCGCAGGCATGA
- a CDS encoding TetR/AcrR family transcriptional regulator: protein MVRKTSEVASNAGSWKWTRTAATQRNLLDAASDVFVEHGFTDASISDIVARAGSSVGSLYHHFGGKTELFLALWDDYQNEHERLVAAAVAKARKGGENDPLALFNVGSRSYFDYTWKHRDLERVFIEGDTPPGFEVLRRERGREWVRQNTVLLGASDDTLGRLTVAVITDIVTVSGQEVALSATKREADEVVQAAAVLVQRLVR, encoded by the coding sequence GTGGTCCGTAAGACTTCCGAAGTAGCCAGCAATGCCGGCTCCTGGAAATGGACCCGCACCGCGGCAACCCAACGCAATCTGCTGGATGCGGCCAGCGATGTATTCGTCGAGCATGGCTTCACCGATGCGAGCATCTCGGACATCGTGGCCCGCGCCGGATCCAGCGTAGGCAGCCTCTATCACCACTTCGGCGGGAAAACAGAACTCTTCCTTGCACTGTGGGACGACTATCAAAACGAACACGAGCGCCTGGTGGCCGCGGCCGTGGCCAAAGCCCGCAAAGGCGGCGAGAACGATCCCCTGGCCCTGTTCAACGTAGGCAGCCGCAGCTACTTCGACTACACCTGGAAACACCGCGACCTTGAGCGCGTGTTCATAGAAGGCGACACTCCCCCGGGCTTCGAGGTTCTACGACGCGAGCGCGGACGCGAGTGGGTCCGGCAAAACACTGTGCTCCTGGGGGCCAGCGACGACACCTTGGGCCGCCTCACGGTCGCTGTCATCACGGACATCGTCACCGTGTCAGGGCAGGAAGTAGCCCTCAGCGCCACCAAGCGCGAGGCCGACGAGGTTGTCCAAGCCGCGGCGGTGCTGGTGCAGCGGTTGGTCCGCTAG
- the aceA gene encoding isocitrate lyase translates to MTASFEPAEQSAEQQAAALELEWSANPRWEGVTRDYSATDVVRLRGRVSEEHTLARRGSEKLWKQLTEEAPTGGYTNALGALTGNQAVQQVKAGLRAIYLSGWQVAADANLSGQTYPDQSLYPANSVPQVVRRINNALLRADQIEYAEGVKTVEDWLVPIVADAEAGFGGPLNAYELMKSMITAGASGVHWEDQLASEKKCGHLGGKVLIPTQQHIRTLNAARLAADVADTPTVVIARTDAEAATLITSDVDERDQEFILREGGQPVRTAEGFYKVRNGIEPCIARAKAYAPYSDLIWMETGTPDLELARKFAESVKAEFPDQMLSYNCSPSFNWRKHLDDTTIAKFQRELGAMGFTFQFITLAGFHALNYSMFDLAHGYAREGMSAYVELQEKEFASESRGYTATKHQREVGTGYFDDIATALNPNASTLALVGSTEEGQFH, encoded by the coding sequence ATGACCGCTTCATTTGAACCCGCAGAGCAGTCCGCAGAGCAGCAGGCAGCAGCGCTGGAACTTGAATGGTCCGCCAACCCGCGGTGGGAAGGCGTCACCCGTGATTACTCGGCCACCGACGTCGTCCGCCTCCGCGGTCGCGTCTCCGAAGAGCACACCCTGGCCCGCCGCGGTTCGGAGAAGCTCTGGAAGCAGCTCACCGAGGAAGCTCCCACCGGCGGCTACACCAACGCTTTGGGCGCACTGACCGGCAACCAGGCAGTGCAGCAAGTCAAGGCCGGCCTCCGCGCCATCTACCTCTCCGGCTGGCAGGTAGCCGCAGACGCAAACCTCTCAGGCCAGACCTACCCGGACCAGTCCCTGTACCCGGCCAACTCGGTCCCGCAGGTTGTCCGCCGCATCAACAACGCCCTGCTCCGCGCAGACCAGATCGAATATGCCGAGGGCGTCAAGACCGTTGAAGACTGGCTGGTCCCGATCGTGGCCGACGCAGAAGCCGGCTTCGGTGGCCCCCTGAACGCCTACGAGCTCATGAAATCCATGATCACCGCAGGCGCCTCGGGCGTTCACTGGGAAGACCAGCTCGCTTCCGAAAAGAAGTGCGGCCACCTCGGCGGCAAGGTCCTGATCCCCACCCAGCAGCACATCCGCACGCTGAACGCCGCCCGCCTGGCAGCCGACGTCGCCGACACCCCCACCGTCGTCATCGCCCGCACTGACGCCGAAGCAGCAACGCTGATCACCTCCGACGTGGACGAGCGCGACCAGGAATTCATCCTCCGCGAAGGCGGACAGCCGGTTCGCACTGCCGAGGGCTTCTACAAGGTCCGCAACGGCATCGAACCCTGCATCGCCCGTGCCAAGGCCTACGCACCGTACTCCGACCTCATCTGGATGGAGACCGGCACCCCGGACCTGGAACTGGCCCGCAAGTTCGCCGAATCGGTCAAGGCCGAGTTCCCGGACCAGATGCTCTCCTACAACTGCTCCCCGTCCTTCAACTGGCGCAAGCACCTGGACGACACCACCATCGCGAAGTTCCAGCGCGAACTCGGTGCAATGGGCTTCACGTTCCAGTTCATCACCCTGGCCGGCTTCCACGCCCTGAACTACTCGATGTTCGACCTCGCCCACGGCTACGCCCGAGAAGGCATGAGCGCCTACGTCGAACTCCAGGAAAAGGAATTCGCCTCCGAGTCCCGCGGCTACACCGCTACGAAGCACCAGCGCGAAGTCGGCACCGGCTACTTCGACGACATCGCAACCGCGCTCAACCCGAACGCATCCACCCTCGCACTGGTCGGATCGACCGAAGAGGGCCAATTCCACTAA
- a CDS encoding MFS transporter: MSRILARVPRGWLILACIGLIALNMRGPFVAVAPVVDSLQQDLGFSPVELGLLTGIPVLCFSLASPLASLAGRRFGAEFAVMLTLIGVLAGVIIRSSGGGASVMVGTVVIGVAITIGNIAVPLIIRRDFAPRRQATAMGVYTAALNVGSFLTSVATAPLAELVGWRLSLAASALLALAAILFWVLTVGARRAFVPLAVPAPPASSAGRVAGVRWLTVGLTLGFAGQAFSYYGVTAWLPSFLSDELAMGTADAGAGSSLFQIFAIVGGLGVPLLARFASTTTVAVTLSALWLTVPVGLLLAPSWWWMWSSLGGIAQGGGITVIFIAIIKFAQSQAAAGRMSAVVQGVGYCFAALAPTAIGFVHSVTDGWTVPLFVILGSVLTFCVCTTLSVRWVARQR, from the coding sequence ATGAGCCGAATCCTCGCCAGAGTTCCCCGCGGTTGGTTGATCCTGGCGTGCATCGGCCTCATTGCCCTGAACATGCGCGGCCCGTTTGTGGCTGTGGCTCCCGTGGTCGATTCGCTGCAGCAGGATCTCGGCTTCTCGCCGGTTGAGCTTGGACTGCTGACCGGCATTCCCGTGCTGTGCTTCTCGCTTGCATCTCCGTTGGCTTCGCTGGCGGGACGCCGGTTTGGGGCCGAGTTCGCCGTGATGCTCACGTTGATCGGAGTGTTGGCCGGCGTGATCATCCGCTCCAGCGGTGGCGGTGCCTCGGTGATGGTGGGCACGGTGGTCATTGGCGTGGCCATCACCATCGGAAACATCGCAGTGCCGCTCATTATCCGGCGCGATTTCGCACCCCGGCGCCAGGCGACCGCGATGGGCGTTTACACCGCCGCGCTGAATGTTGGCTCGTTCCTCACCTCCGTGGCTACTGCGCCCCTTGCTGAGCTGGTGGGGTGGCGGCTTTCCCTCGCGGCCAGTGCCCTGCTGGCTTTGGCCGCGATTCTGTTCTGGGTTCTTACGGTGGGTGCGCGGCGGGCGTTTGTTCCCCTTGCGGTTCCTGCACCTCCTGCTTCCTCGGCCGGTCGCGTTGCGGGTGTGCGCTGGCTGACGGTGGGCCTCACACTCGGCTTCGCGGGGCAGGCGTTCTCCTACTACGGGGTTACCGCCTGGCTCCCGAGCTTCCTCTCGGATGAGCTCGCCATGGGCACCGCGGACGCCGGAGCAGGATCTTCCCTGTTCCAGATCTTCGCGATTGTGGGCGGCCTGGGCGTACCGCTTCTGGCCCGTTTCGCCAGTACGACGACGGTTGCGGTCACCTTGAGCGCGCTGTGGCTGACCGTACCAGTGGGCTTGTTGCTGGCACCTTCATGGTGGTGGATGTGGTCCTCTTTGGGCGGTATTGCCCAAGGCGGCGGTATCACGGTGATCTTCATAGCCATCATCAAGTTCGCCCAATCTCAGGCCGCCGCCGGCAGGATGTCCGCCGTGGTGCAGGGGGTGGGCTACTGCTTCGCTGCATTGGCTCCCACGGCCATCGGGTTCGTACATAGCGTTACCGACGGCTGGACGGTGCCGCTGTTCGTGATCCTCGGCTCGGTGCTCACGTTCTGTGTGTGCACCACATTGTCCGTGCGCTGGGTGGCCCGGCAGCGGTAG
- a CDS encoding ROK family transcriptional regulator: MTTTAGTDAGKTSAPEAGNLSRAGNLFQLLRDGKARTRAELVETTGLARSTVASRIDALIGSGLVGPAGEASSSGGRPPSRFAFNPAARVVLAVDVGATHVIVAVTDLGGSVLAERRLAQEVADGPDVVLGRVVSAGRDLLAEAGREPGDLAGMGIGLPGPVEHDTGRPVKPPIMPGWDGFDVVSYVQRSLPVPVLVDNDVNIMALGERTAYWPDHQNFLFIKVATGIGAGIISSGQLQRGANGTAGDLGHVRVPRGDDVLCRCGNHGCLEALASGPAVARQLQTQGLEASTGGDVLRLVAEGNLQAIQALRQAGRDVGDVLATVVNLLNPSMIIIGGSVGEAGEHLVAGIREVVYRRSLPLATTHLRIGISMAGQRAAVLGASQMVTQHVLSPAVIEATLQASG; encoded by the coding sequence ATGACGACAACTGCCGGAACTGACGCCGGAAAAACCTCCGCGCCAGAGGCCGGCAATCTTTCACGCGCCGGGAATTTGTTTCAACTCCTCCGCGACGGCAAGGCCCGTACACGTGCTGAGCTTGTCGAAACCACTGGACTGGCGCGTTCCACCGTTGCTTCCCGTATTGATGCCCTCATCGGTTCAGGACTGGTGGGCCCCGCCGGTGAGGCTTCCTCCAGTGGCGGCAGGCCGCCGTCGCGCTTTGCTTTCAACCCCGCCGCGAGGGTGGTCCTGGCCGTCGACGTCGGAGCTACCCACGTGATTGTTGCCGTTACCGATCTCGGCGGCAGCGTCCTCGCAGAGCGGCGCTTGGCGCAGGAAGTCGCCGACGGCCCGGATGTCGTCCTGGGCCGTGTGGTATCCGCGGGTCGTGATCTCCTGGCCGAAGCGGGACGCGAACCGGGCGACCTCGCCGGCATGGGGATCGGCTTGCCCGGCCCCGTTGAGCACGATACCGGGCGTCCCGTGAAGCCCCCGATCATGCCGGGTTGGGACGGATTCGACGTTGTCTCCTACGTCCAGCGCTCCCTTCCGGTTCCTGTTCTGGTGGACAACGACGTCAACATCATGGCGCTCGGCGAGCGCACCGCTTACTGGCCGGACCACCAGAACTTCCTGTTCATCAAAGTGGCCACGGGCATCGGTGCAGGCATCATCAGCAGTGGTCAATTGCAGCGTGGCGCCAACGGCACCGCCGGCGACCTCGGCCACGTCCGTGTTCCCCGCGGGGACGACGTTCTCTGCCGTTGTGGCAATCACGGATGCCTTGAGGCGCTTGCTTCAGGTCCCGCCGTTGCGCGTCAACTGCAAACGCAAGGGTTGGAAGCTTCCACCGGCGGTGATGTCCTCCGGCTCGTTGCTGAAGGAAATCTGCAAGCGATTCAGGCGTTGCGGCAGGCGGGCCGCGACGTCGGCGACGTGCTTGCCACCGTGGTCAACCTGCTCAATCCGTCCATGATCATCATCGGCGGCAGTGTGGGAGAGGCCGGCGAGCACCTCGTGGCCGGCATCCGCGAAGTGGTCTACCGGCGGTCCCTGCCGCTGGCCACCACGCACCTGCGCATCGGCATCTCCATGGCAGGCCAGCGTGCCGCGGTCCTGGGCGCCAGCCAGATGGTCACCCAGCATGTCTTGTCGCCGGCCGTGATTGAGGCCACGCTCCAAGCATCGGGTTAG
- a CDS encoding Gfo/Idh/MocA family protein: protein MSFSPSTRKGPVGVAVIGAGNISKQYLDNLTVFPDLKVLVIADLFIEAAEARAKEYGIPEFGTPELALNHPDVEIIVNLTIPAAHVEVATAAVNAGKHVWTEKPFSLDRESGLGLLKTADAAGIRLGTAPDTFLGAGLQTARRIIERGDIGTPLTGMTTFQTPGPESWHPNPAFLFQHGAGPLFDMGPYYLTALIQTFGSIRKVAAVGSSAKATRIIGSGPKAGEEFAVEVPTHVSAMAQFEGGQSSHSVFSFESPRQRMGFVEITGSEATLSLPDPNNFDGDLKLWRPGAEEPEIIPATGPANGRGLGVLDMARALRNGTAHRATGDLAYHVLDSMVSITESVESGTFVNVTSNAPASPALPEDWAPETATL from the coding sequence ATGAGCTTCTCCCCCTCCACCCGTAAAGGCCCCGTAGGCGTAGCCGTCATCGGCGCGGGCAACATCAGCAAGCAGTACCTGGACAACCTCACGGTCTTCCCCGACCTGAAAGTCCTGGTCATCGCCGACCTCTTCATCGAGGCCGCCGAAGCACGCGCCAAGGAATACGGGATCCCCGAATTCGGCACCCCCGAGCTGGCGCTGAACCACCCCGACGTCGAGATCATCGTGAACCTGACCATCCCGGCCGCGCACGTCGAGGTCGCCACCGCAGCGGTCAACGCCGGCAAGCACGTCTGGACCGAGAAGCCCTTCTCCCTGGACCGCGAATCCGGCCTCGGCCTGCTCAAAACAGCCGACGCCGCCGGCATCCGTCTGGGCACCGCCCCGGACACCTTCCTCGGCGCCGGCCTGCAAACCGCCCGCCGGATCATCGAACGCGGCGACATCGGCACACCCCTGACCGGCATGACCACCTTCCAAACCCCCGGCCCGGAATCCTGGCACCCCAACCCCGCGTTCCTCTTCCAGCACGGCGCCGGACCCCTGTTCGACATGGGCCCGTACTACCTCACTGCCCTCATCCAGACCTTCGGCTCCATCCGCAAGGTCGCCGCCGTCGGATCCTCCGCAAAAGCCACCCGCATCATCGGTTCCGGACCCAAAGCCGGCGAGGAATTCGCCGTCGAGGTCCCCACCCATGTCTCCGCGATGGCACAGTTCGAAGGCGGGCAGTCCTCCCACAGCGTCTTCAGCTTTGAGTCGCCGCGCCAGCGGATGGGCTTCGTGGAAATCACCGGCTCCGAAGCCACCTTGTCCCTGCCGGACCCGAATAACTTCGACGGCGACCTGAAACTCTGGCGCCCAGGCGCGGAAGAACCCGAGATCATCCCAGCCACCGGTCCCGCCAACGGCCGCGGCCTCGGCGTACTGGACATGGCCCGCGCCCTCCGCAACGGCACCGCCCATCGCGCCACCGGCGACCTCGCCTACCACGTACTGGACAGCATGGTCTCGATCACCGAATCCGTCGAATCCGGCACGTTCGTCAACGTCACCAGCAACGCACCCGCCTCCCCAGCCCTCCCCGAAGACTGGGCACCCGAAACAGCCACCCTCTAG
- a CDS encoding XRE family transcriptional regulator has protein sequence MHFFAYSQEMSPVSWNREVASPSLSPASPELDVISLGRRVRHLRKQAGLTLDDLSAAVGTAPSQLSLIENGKREPKLGLLQQLAASLNVSIDQLLGAEPPSRRAALEIELERYQRGPLYESLNLPKIRISSRLPLDVLESQVGLLQELERKLNEQVATPEEARRANGELRAMMRERGNYFPEYEAEAQKVLKGVGYTTGPLSQHVIADIAENLGFTLHHVGDLPHSTRSVTDLKNRRIYLTQSQRQDHDPRSVLLQALGHYVLGHETPRNYGDFLAQRVATNYFAAALLLPEQATVEFLQKAKAAKEIAVEDIRDAFAVSYETAAHRFTNLATKHLGITTHFQKTHQSGIIYKAYENDGVTFPQDHTGAIEGQPSCKAWTSRAVFDVPDKFSAYSQYTDTPSGTYWCTARTERSANGEFSLSIGVPYQHVKWFRGRETTARATSNCPDPNCCKRPPASLANEWAGNAWPSARAHSHLLAAMPPGAFPGVDETEVYSFLAAHSER, from the coding sequence ATGCACTTCTTCGCGTATTCTCAAGAAATGTCGCCTGTGAGCTGGAATCGTGAAGTCGCATCGCCGTCGTTGTCGCCCGCGTCCCCTGAACTGGACGTCATCAGCCTTGGCCGCCGCGTGCGCCACCTGCGCAAGCAGGCCGGACTGACGCTGGACGACTTGAGTGCCGCCGTCGGGACCGCGCCCAGCCAGCTGAGCCTGATTGAAAACGGCAAGCGGGAGCCCAAACTGGGGTTGCTGCAGCAGCTGGCCGCGTCGCTGAATGTGAGCATCGACCAGCTGCTGGGGGCCGAGCCGCCGAGTCGCAGGGCGGCGCTGGAAATTGAGCTGGAACGGTACCAGCGCGGACCGCTCTACGAGTCCCTGAACCTGCCGAAAATCCGCATCAGCTCGCGGCTTCCGTTGGATGTGCTGGAGTCGCAAGTGGGACTGCTTCAGGAGCTGGAACGCAAACTTAATGAGCAGGTCGCGACGCCGGAGGAGGCCCGCCGCGCGAACGGCGAATTGCGTGCCATGATGCGCGAGCGCGGTAACTATTTCCCCGAGTATGAGGCAGAGGCACAGAAGGTCCTCAAAGGGGTGGGCTACACCACGGGTCCGCTGAGCCAGCACGTCATCGCGGACATCGCTGAGAACCTGGGCTTCACCCTGCATCATGTGGGCGATTTGCCGCACTCCACGCGGTCTGTGACGGACTTGAAGAACCGCAGAATTTACCTGACGCAGAGCCAGCGGCAGGATCACGACCCCCGGTCGGTGCTCCTGCAAGCGCTGGGCCACTACGTCCTGGGGCATGAAACTCCGCGGAACTACGGCGATTTCCTGGCACAGCGGGTGGCTACCAATTACTTTGCGGCTGCGTTGTTGCTTCCGGAACAGGCAACGGTGGAGTTCCTGCAAAAGGCCAAAGCGGCCAAGGAGATCGCCGTGGAGGACATCCGGGATGCTTTCGCCGTGTCCTACGAAACTGCCGCCCACCGTTTCACCAACCTGGCCACCAAGCATTTGGGCATCACCACGCACTTCCAGAAGACCCATCAGTCCGGCATCATCTACAAGGCGTACGAGAACGACGGCGTCACTTTCCCACAGGACCACACCGGGGCCATTGAGGGGCAGCCGTCGTGCAAGGCGTGGACTTCGCGGGCTGTCTTCGACGTGCCGGACAAGTTCAGCGCCTACAGCCAGTACACCGACACGCCCTCGGGCACGTACTGGTGCACCGCCCGCACCGAGCGATCAGCGAACGGCGAATTCTCACTCAGCATCGGTGTTCCCTACCAGCACGTGAAGTGGTTCCGCGGCCGCGAGACCACGGCCCGCGCAACGTCCAACTGCCCGGATCCGAATTGCTGCAAGCGGCCGCCGGCCTCCCTGGCCAACGAGTGGGCGGGTAACGCGTGGCCCTCCGCCCGGGCGCATTCGCACCTGCTCGCTGCCATGCCTCCCGGTGCGTTCCCTGGCGTGGACGAGACCGAGGTGTACAGCTTCCTGGCGGCCCACTCGGAGCGCTGA
- a CDS encoding Gfo/Idh/MocA family protein has protein sequence MTTTPQPAPLGVAAIGYAFMGKAHSNAWRNVASFFDVPAFEQKVLVGRDAGAVAEAAAKYGWAESATDWRSVIERDDIHIIDICAPGWMHAEIAIAALEAGKHVLVEKPLANTLGEAELMTAAAAKARARGVQSMIGFNYRRVPALALARELIAEGRLGTIRHVRAAYLQDWLTDAGSPMSWRLRKETAGSGALGDIASHAIDQILYLLDDAVTEVSGRLQTFVDQRPGTSGSASGLEDVTVDDAAWVNLSLASGAIASVEASRVATGQKNSLQLEIYGSLGSLTFDLENLNELNFMDTTVPVREQGFRRILVNESEHPYLEAWWPQGHIIGWEHTFTHQMRDFLTAIAAGDAPSPSFEDGLNVQHILAAVEESAAAKSSLIQLNASVTEGA, from the coding sequence ATGACGACTACTCCTCAACCCGCACCGCTGGGCGTTGCGGCAATCGGCTACGCCTTCATGGGCAAAGCCCACTCGAATGCGTGGCGGAACGTGGCCAGCTTCTTCGACGTCCCGGCCTTCGAGCAGAAAGTGCTGGTGGGCCGGGACGCCGGTGCCGTTGCGGAAGCCGCCGCCAAGTACGGCTGGGCCGAGTCCGCCACCGACTGGCGCTCCGTTATTGAACGGGACGACATCCACATCATCGACATCTGCGCGCCGGGGTGGATGCACGCCGAAATCGCCATCGCTGCTTTGGAGGCGGGTAAGCATGTGCTCGTGGAGAAGCCGCTGGCCAACACCTTGGGTGAAGCCGAGTTGATGACCGCCGCGGCCGCCAAAGCCCGTGCCCGCGGGGTCCAGTCGATGATCGGATTCAACTACCGCCGCGTCCCGGCGTTGGCGCTGGCCCGCGAACTCATCGCCGAAGGACGTCTCGGCACCATCCGGCACGTCCGCGCCGCCTATCTGCAGGATTGGCTCACCGACGCGGGGTCCCCCATGTCCTGGCGCCTCCGCAAGGAAACCGCCGGTTCCGGGGCACTCGGGGATATCGCCTCGCACGCCATCGACCAGATCCTGTACCTCCTGGACGATGCCGTCACCGAGGTATCGGGCCGTCTCCAGACTTTTGTTGATCAGCGCCCCGGAACTAGTGGCTCCGCAAGCGGACTAGAGGATGTCACGGTCGACGACGCCGCCTGGGTGAATCTGTCGCTCGCCTCGGGAGCAATCGCCTCGGTGGAAGCCTCCCGTGTTGCCACGGGCCAGAAAAACTCGCTCCAGCTCGAAATCTACGGTTCGCTGGGTTCGCTGACGTTTGACCTGGAGAACCTGAACGAACTGAACTTCATGGACACCACGGTGCCCGTCCGTGAGCAGGGTTTCCGGCGGATCCTGGTCAACGAATCCGAGCACCCGTACCTCGAAGCGTGGTGGCCGCAGGGTCACATCATTGGCTGGGAACACACCTTCACGCACCAGATGCGGGACTTCCTCACCGCAATCGCGGCCGGTGACGCGCCGTCGCCGTCGTTCGAGGATGGACTGAACGTCCAGCACATCCTGGCCGCCGTGGAAGAGTCCGCGGCCGCAAAAAGCTCACTGATCCAGCTCAACGCATCCGTTACTGAAGGAGCCTGA